Below is a window of Macadamia integrifolia cultivar HAES 741 chromosome 8, SCU_Mint_v3, whole genome shotgun sequence DNA.
gcacggcctgatggaggccgaggtggaagcacggcctgatggctgccgaggtggtagcacggcctgatggaggccaaggtggtagcacggcctaatggaggccgaggtgatagcatggccttttggaggccgaggtgccagcacggcctgttggacgCCGAGGTAGTAGATCAGTcatgttcaggtttgcatacatgcttcagccgtgctgaggaaggggacatattttgcctcatcaattataaatagaaataagtgttctaaattataccaaacacttgtaaaaatagaaataagtcaaataaatacaaatagaaatcaaaccaaagagagccttagatGGGCCAAACAGAGAGTGAATAGTAAGTGAAAAACACTTATAAGTCCCACAATCAAAAGGCAAACTTCTTCCCATTATGAGTACTTGACATAATTGAAATCACATAATGGCTTGATAGCCTTCATATCATATGTTTCGGTGAGATTTATAGAATGAGAATATTAGTAATTTGGTGGAAAGGGAATAAAATCCCACCATTTCAATATATTATTTATGTGTAATTATCCATTTAACAATGGAATGTGATGTTTTTGGGGATCACAAAACAAATTTGGGCTATCAATAattccattttatttaataaaaattctCTATTTAAAGTTAAGAGAGTACATAACAATGTCTAAGAGTATCGGTACACGTATATGCATGGACATTAACATACATAGGAAACATGGCAAAACAAtaagggtatttgattgaaggGGAAATGTTTTCTGTGGGGGTGTGCGAAATGACCAGTCCACCCCCCATGAAAGTGAAAATGACTCTTTTGTGAATGCTTTCTCATGCACTTCCATTTGTCCTCATGCACTTGTGGGAACTATGCTCGCCCACACAGAAAACACTTCCCCATCATTGAATTAGACATTGAAATTTAATGTGTAGCTAATCTAGTAGACTCTGTAGTCTCTATACAATGGTGCAATTAATGAATACATCAACTGTCCAATATGACAGATGAGATGTCTCGTGATGTTTGGATAACTAGCATACCTTCGTTTTAAGGAtagttttgaaattaaaaaaagatagGCCATATCGTATGAGACAAGTTCTCTGTTGTTATGCAACCCCCTTCAGACTAAGCACAGCTGCAATGTCCAACATGCCTAGCAATGGAAAATTCCAAGCTGAGATTGAAGTTCTCTTGGACAAGAAGGCCGACGGACTCCTCTTTCCAAAGTCTGACAAGGAGGTTGTGGACTTCCTTTTCAACAGCTCCTCAGAAAGGGCAACATGGTGGGGATACTTACATAATCCCCATAGTAGTGTGGAGAAACCTGAATGAACAGTGTTAGAATAGGGTCccaaaatatctccatttggaaAGGATGAATAGCGACTCGTCAATCATCACAAGATTAGTGTCTAAGACCTACAATAGAAACATTGACTCTAATTCGGGGTAAGGGTGCATAGTTTTCATCCCCACCTTGCACTTGCGGGAATCTTGTTTACTAggtataactttttttttttttttaatatattatttcatataagggaggagagagagagtcactGGGAGACACTAGCCTACGTTACGCAGTATTCTCCCTCAAATGACATGATGACAaatcattttaaaattattttgagGGAAAAAGAATACTACCTTGTTGCAAATCCCTTATGCCCTCTCACAAGAGGCTACAAAATAACCAAGCAATCACAAGAGGCTACAAAATAACCAAGCAACCACATGTTGGATGCCCCGGCGTGTTGTGCTATTGGTTAAGGTGCTCGCACAGGCTGCACACAACCAGTCAACCCTTTTAATTTAAAAACTTATTTAATACACTTTTTTAATCCCTATATTAAATAAGTTTTGAGAATAAGGTGaggaaaaatcaaatgaaaattaCTACTTCACACTTAATTTTGGTAACAGTAAGATGAgccctttaaaatacaaaaaaaaatctagaaaggTATTTATGAAACTAAGAGGGAAGGTGACgttccatttctttgactgaGCATAATTGCAACCCCCATTAGATTAAGGTGGGTGAAGGTGACTCTTAACGGCTACCTTGTACATTGATCTAGGCCATCCCATGACCAACCCAacagtctcttccacttcatagcagaaaaaaaaattcctcatcTACTTGATTCTGTATTCAAGTTCCCACGGAGTGACAGTGAAGAGAACGAAATCCAAAGCTGACACGCTAATTATAccatcttctctcctttccttcATTGCTCTATGGCTACATGTATCGACCAAATTACCCCTTCAAAGCTCAGAAGTGCTTTCTCTCCCTCAATAGCAGTTGGCATGCGGTTGCAGACTAGCATTAAAAATTGTTGGGTTGCAGAGACTTTCTTCTTTGTGGGGTTAATTGGTGGGGAATCTAAACTCTAATTAATGTTCATCACGCCTGTGAATgcatgaagaagatgaagcctCTTCCTGCACATCATCTATATAAAGCCATACACCCTTCTCTGCTGTAAGTCCATACACCAAACGACCCTAGTACTGACCACCCATGGCAGCAGCTGCGAATCTGAAAGTGAGACTTCTGGTTGACAAGAAGGCCCAGAAAGTCCTGTTTGCAGAGGCAGGGAAGGAGATTGTGGACTTCCTCTTTAATCTCTTGGCCTTACCTGTAGGAACTGTTGTCAAGCTCCTCACTAAGGACAGCATGGTAGGTTCTTTGGGCAATCTCTACAAAAGTGTGGAGAACCTAAGTGAATCCTACTTagaacaaaaccaaaccaaggTTTCCCTACTAGAACCCAAACTTCCTACTGGGGTTGCCCAAGTTCCTCTCCTTTTGTCCAATCCACCTACTTCTGATAAACACAGTACTCCACAATTCTACAGATGCAACCACAATTGTAACTATGTAAGTGGTACCTCTGGTACTCGCTGTCCTGGTAATAGTCTACATCAGCTCTCAGTGCGGATGACTTATGTTGTTGGAGCAGGAACAGCAGATCAGGCGCAAAGATGTGTAGATGGGATAGCAGGATATGTGAAGGGATTGGTGACTTATATGGTGAAGGATGATTTGTCTGTGACGCCCTTCTCTACCATATCTGGTATTACTCTCTTGAACAACTTTAATGTCAGGGAAGTGGGTTCTCTTGAAGAGAAGGTTTTTGATTTGGATATGGATTTGGTAAGCAATTATAAGCATTCAACTCTAGTCTCTCTTTTTCTACTGTTCCATACTTTCATTctatgcatggttttaagtatcggtgcgtatcgtgccgtatcggtaggcatcggcacgatacataccgatacgttaCGGGAAATTTTGGGCCCCTTTTACGTATCGCTGTATAgtgcgtatcgtaccgtatcggtaccgatacgtacgatattctacgatacgaacttttgaaaatctggaaattcccgagagtatcggtaccgtatcggtatgtatcgaccgtatcggtatgtatcgagccgtatcgtactgtatcggtaccgtatcggtacgtatcgactgaaaatatgaaaattcccatgaatgtgccttttattgtttgaacaaacacttcaaactctcaccaatagttttctatatttctcttctttcttctcctttgattcacacacatttttggagactcaaatggtagattgaaagaaacattgtcgaagtgaatggttcaaagaaggagaaaaacatagtccaagaagaaccttgaacttgaaagttgaaaattttgaatagtaagttcttgaatctttactcacttttttcaNNNNNNNNNNNNNNNNNNNNNNNNNNNNNNNNNNNNNNNNNNNNNNNNNNNNNNNNNNNNNNNNNNNNNNNNNNNNNNNNNNNNNNNNNNNNNNNNNNNNNNNNNNNNNNNNNNNNNNNNNNNNNNNNNNNNNNNNNNNNNNNNNNNNNNNNNNNNNNNNNNNNNNNNNNNNNNNNNNNNNNNNNNNNNNNNNNNNNNNNNNNNNNNNNNNNNNNNNNNNNNNNNNNNNNNNNNNNNNNNNNNNNNNNNNNNNNNNNNNNNNNNNNNNNNNNNNNNNNNNNNNNNNNNNNNNNNNNNNNNNNNNNNNNNNNNNNNNNNNNNNNNNNNNNNNNNNNNNNNNNNNNNNNNNNNNNNNNNNNNNNNNNNNNNNNN
It encodes the following:
- the LOC122086296 gene encoding uncharacterized protein LOC122086296, which codes for MAAAANLKVRLLVDKKAQKVLFAEAGKEIVDFLFNLLALPVGTVVKLLTKDSMVGSLGNLYKSVENLSESYLEQNQTKVSLLEPKLPTGVAQVPLLLSNPPTSDKHSTPQFYRCNHNCNYVSGTSGTRCPGNSLHQLSVRMTYVVGAGTADQAQRCVDGIAGYVKGLVTYMVKDDLSVTPFSTISGITLLNNFNVREVGSLEEKVFDLDMDLGKITLPGNALSHGCGLVDSEWVVVDSAAEPWSNPSKVSAEFQIFSLGGFLN